A single Calidifontibacter indicus DNA region contains:
- a CDS encoding purine-cytosine permease family protein, protein MSKNATLEQRSIDHVPDAERHGSPVSLFFVWFAANTSITAVVTGALFVVLGNTAFWSIPAIIIGNIAGGFFTSLHSAQGPKLGVPQMIQSRAQFGYLGAVLPLVLALMIFVGFYATGLVLGGQALANLLHVSREVGATVFAVASTVLAIYGYRHIHRFSHLAAVLSAVVFLWLFVRVGTDARADTLFSEHTFAAAPFVLGVSLAASWQLTFGPYIADYSRYLPRDTSRAATIGWTFLGSVLGGSLAMVLGALVAAIGGAAFLADQVGYLGDLGGSAWWLVLVAVLAGKLTGDTLSAYGGYMSVVTIVTTVTGQTKVGPRERALYVTLISLVALVVALAATDSFLTSFTNFLLFLLYFMTPWSAINLVDFYWVRKERYVIDDLFDPRGQYGRINVGAFAAYAIGVLIQIPFMNSSLYVGPIADRMGGAEIAWVLGLVVSGGLYYALSSKVRRAAIA, encoded by the coding sequence TTGAGCAAGAACGCGACCCTTGAGCAACGATCGATCGACCACGTGCCCGACGCCGAACGGCACGGCTCGCCGGTGAGCCTGTTCTTCGTCTGGTTCGCCGCGAACACTTCGATCACCGCTGTCGTCACCGGCGCCCTGTTCGTCGTGTTGGGCAACACCGCGTTCTGGTCGATCCCGGCGATCATCATCGGCAACATCGCCGGCGGATTCTTCACCTCGTTGCACTCGGCGCAGGGTCCGAAACTCGGTGTGCCACAGATGATCCAGAGCCGCGCACAGTTCGGCTACCTCGGTGCCGTGCTGCCCCTCGTGCTCGCTCTGATGATCTTCGTCGGCTTCTACGCCACTGGTCTCGTGCTCGGTGGCCAGGCCCTGGCCAACCTGCTGCACGTGTCGCGCGAGGTGGGCGCCACCGTGTTCGCCGTCGCATCCACCGTCCTGGCCATCTACGGCTATCGCCACATCCATCGCTTCTCCCACCTGGCTGCGGTGCTCAGCGCGGTGGTCTTCCTCTGGCTGTTCGTTCGTGTCGGCACCGATGCTCGCGCCGACACCCTGTTCAGTGAGCACACCTTCGCCGCGGCACCGTTCGTGCTCGGTGTGTCATTGGCCGCGTCGTGGCAGCTGACCTTCGGCCCCTACATCGCCGACTACTCCCGCTACCTGCCGCGGGACACATCCCGCGCGGCGACCATCGGCTGGACCTTCCTCGGCAGCGTGCTCGGCGGGTCGCTCGCGATGGTGCTCGGCGCTCTCGTCGCCGCGATCGGCGGCGCGGCCTTCCTGGCCGATCAGGTCGGCTACCTGGGCGACCTCGGCGGATCGGCCTGGTGGCTGGTGCTCGTCGCGGTGCTCGCGGGCAAACTCACCGGCGACACCCTCAGCGCGTACGGCGGCTACATGTCCGTGGTCACCATCGTCACCACCGTGACGGGTCAGACGAAGGTGGGCCCGCGCGAACGCGCGCTCTACGTCACGCTCATCTCGCTGGTCGCCCTCGTCGTCGCCCTCGCCGCCACCGACAGCTTCCTCACGAGCTTCACCAACTTCCTGCTCTTCCTGCTCTACTTCATGACCCCGTGGTCGGCCATCAACCTTGTCGACTTCTACTGGGTACGCAAGGAGCGTTACGTCATCGACGACCTGTTCGATCCGCGCGGCCAGTACGGGCGCATCAACGTCGGCGCCTTCGCGGCCTACGCCATCGGTGTGCTCATCCAGATCCCGTTCATGAACAGCAGCCTGTATGTCGGCCCCATCGCCGACCGAATGGGTGGCGCAGAGATCGCCTGGGTGCTCGGCCTCGTCGTCTCCGGCGGCCTCTACTACGCCCTCAGCTCCAAGGTGCGCCGCGCCGCCATTGCCTGA